The following proteins come from a genomic window of Pseudomonas putida:
- a CDS encoding HAMP domain-containing protein: protein MLDRHSLFWKLAVLLVGFCLLMIGLSYTWGRHMETQNAFLSEPARQTLRGYAAEAEQAWRSGGRAGLDQWVAAMHQRERGWVGVLDINLRPLDNATLNPQIMQRLTRLRGVDWPMSRRSVDQPWVRIPFPGAPEQGMLVIELPQRFNPGQHRLLWRIVTNGIIPGLFTLLLCVGLYRMLIVPLNQLREQANAWRADQLSARLDSRTIARHDELGELARAFDQMAERLQGTVAMQQQLLRDLSHEMRTPLSRLRVACDGETDLQRLRDRLIREVDCMQHLVEDTLQLAWQDAERAPMNLEPIEVHALWELLAENASYESGWSPVQLRCEVPADCWVQGNLNHLAQALENMLRNAIRHSPAEGVVRLGGQREGGYWWLWLEDEGGGVAEEDLERIFAPFSRLDGSRPGDGGFGLGLSIARSAIQRQGGTLWAQNGKRGLRLWMRLPLHVPAFSRVNPRLQGSASL from the coding sequence ATGCTCGACCGCCATTCGCTGTTCTGGAAGCTGGCCGTCTTGCTGGTGGGCTTCTGCCTGCTGATGATCGGCCTCAGTTACACCTGGGGCCGGCACATGGAAACCCAGAACGCCTTCCTCTCGGAGCCGGCACGGCAGACCTTGCGAGGTTATGCCGCCGAAGCTGAGCAGGCCTGGCGCAGCGGCGGGCGGGCAGGGCTGGACCAGTGGGTGGCGGCCATGCATCAGCGCGAACGGGGCTGGGTGGGCGTGCTCGACATCAACCTGCGCCCGCTCGACAACGCCACACTCAACCCGCAGATCATGCAGCGTCTGACACGCCTGCGGGGTGTCGATTGGCCGATGAGTCGGCGTAGCGTCGACCAGCCGTGGGTGCGCATACCGTTCCCGGGGGCCCCGGAGCAGGGGATGCTGGTGATCGAACTGCCGCAGCGCTTCAATCCGGGCCAGCACCGCTTGCTGTGGCGCATCGTCACCAACGGCATCATTCCGGGGTTGTTCACCTTGCTGTTGTGTGTAGGCCTGTACCGCATGTTGATCGTGCCGCTGAATCAACTTCGCGAGCAGGCCAATGCCTGGCGGGCCGATCAACTGTCGGCCCGCCTGGACTCGCGCACCATCGCCCGGCATGACGAGCTGGGTGAGCTGGCGCGTGCCTTTGACCAGATGGCTGAGCGGCTGCAAGGCACGGTGGCTATGCAGCAGCAGTTGCTGCGCGACCTGTCCCACGAAATGCGTACGCCGCTGAGCCGGCTGCGGGTGGCCTGCGATGGTGAAACCGACCTGCAGCGTCTGCGTGATCGCCTGATCCGTGAAGTGGACTGCATGCAGCACCTGGTCGAAGACACCCTGCAACTGGCCTGGCAGGACGCCGAGCGTGCACCGATGAACCTGGAACCGATCGAGGTCCACGCCTTGTGGGAGTTGCTGGCCGAAAATGCCAGCTACGAGAGCGGCTGGTCGCCTGTGCAATTGCGCTGCGAAGTACCGGCCGACTGCTGGGTGCAGGGCAACCTCAACCACCTGGCTCAGGCGCTGGAGAACATGTTGCGCAATGCCATTCGTCACTCGCCGGCCGAGGGTGTGGTGCGGCTGGGAGGCCAGCGCGAAGGCGGTTATTGGTGGCTGTGGCTGGAGGATGAAGGCGGCGGAGTGGCTGAAGAGGACCTGGAGCGGATCTTCGCGCCGTTCTCGCGGCTGGACGGTTCTCGGCCGGGGGATGGGGGCTTCGGTCTGGGCTTGAGCATCGCCCGCAGTGCCATTCAGCGCCAGGGCGGGACCTTGTGGGCGCAGAATGGCAAACGCGGGTTGCGCTTGTGGATGAGGTTGCCGTTGCATGTGCCGGCCTTTTCGCGGGTAAACCCGCGCCTACAGGGATCCGCTAGCCTTTAG
- the cysM gene encoding cysteine synthase CysM — MTVQYPTIADCVGNTPLVRLQRIAGETSNTLLLKLEGNNPAGSVKDRPALSMIARAELRGQIKPGDTLIEATSGNTGIALAMAAAIKGYKMILIMPDNSTAERKAAMTAYGAELILVTKEEGMEGARDLAEKLQAEGRGLVLDQFANGDNPIAHYNSTGPEIWQQTQGTITHFVSSMGTTGTIMGCSQYLKEQNPAVQIIGLQPMEGSAIPGIRRWPEEYLPKIFDATRVDRVVDMSQQEAEDTTRRLAREEGIFCGVSSGGAVAAMLRLSREVENAVMVAIICDRGDRYLSTGLFDPR; from the coding sequence ATGACCGTGCAGTACCCAACCATCGCCGATTGCGTCGGCAATACGCCACTGGTTCGCCTGCAGCGCATCGCTGGCGAAACCAGCAATACCCTCCTGCTCAAGCTTGAAGGTAACAATCCCGCCGGCTCGGTGAAGGACCGCCCGGCACTGTCGATGATCGCTCGCGCCGAACTCCGGGGCCAGATCAAGCCGGGCGATACCCTGATCGAAGCCACCTCCGGCAACACGGGCATTGCCCTGGCGATGGCGGCGGCGATCAAGGGCTACAAGATGATCCTGATCATGCCCGACAACTCCACCGCCGAGCGCAAGGCCGCCATGACGGCCTATGGCGCCGAGCTGATCCTGGTGACCAAGGAGGAGGGTATGGAAGGCGCCCGTGACCTGGCCGAGAAGCTGCAGGCCGAAGGCCGTGGCCTGGTGCTCGACCAGTTCGCCAACGGCGACAACCCGATCGCCCACTACAACAGCACCGGCCCGGAGATCTGGCAGCAGACCCAGGGCACCATTACCCATTTCGTCAGCTCCATGGGGACCACCGGTACCATCATGGGCTGCTCGCAGTACCTCAAGGAACAGAACCCCGCGGTGCAGATCATCGGCCTGCAACCGATGGAAGGCTCGGCCATTCCGGGCATTCGCCGCTGGCCCGAGGAATACCTGCCGAAGATCTTCGACGCCACCCGGGTCGACCGCGTGGTCGATATGTCGCAGCAGGAAGCCGAAGACACCACCCGTCGCCTTGCGCGTGAAGAGGGCATTTTCTGCGGCGTGTCTTCTGGTGGTGCGGTGGCGGCCATGTTGCGCCTGTCCCGCGAAGTGGAAAATGCCGTGATGGTTGCGATCATTTGCGACCGCGGCGACCGTTATCTGTCCACTGGCCTGTTTGATCCACGCTAA
- a CDS encoding response regulator encodes MNPVAIYNSNILAIEDDPVLGAYLQEELQRGGFQVTWCRNGLEGLEKAGRQAFDVVLMDILLPGLDGLDALAQLRRRSATPVILMSALGAEADRISGFQRGADDYLPKPFSMAELQVRIEAILRRVALERRHQGPLEPANGGGLQFDEGLCDVCLDSRLAGLTPSEYRLLDILNRNLDEVLSKPFLYQQVLQRGYSRHDRSLDMHVSQIRRKLKGIGYHERQIRTVWGKGYVLSAGEAE; translated from the coding sequence ATGAATCCTGTAGCTATTTACAACTCCAACATCCTTGCCATCGAGGACGACCCGGTTCTTGGCGCATATCTGCAAGAAGAGCTGCAGCGCGGCGGCTTCCAGGTCACCTGGTGCCGCAATGGCCTGGAGGGCCTGGAAAAGGCTGGCCGCCAGGCTTTCGATGTTGTGCTCATGGATATACTGCTGCCCGGGCTTGACGGGCTGGACGCCTTGGCACAATTGCGCAGGCGCAGCGCCACGCCGGTAATCCTGATGTCGGCGCTGGGGGCCGAGGCCGACCGTATCAGCGGCTTTCAGCGCGGCGCCGACGATTACCTGCCCAAGCCATTCAGCATGGCCGAGTTGCAGGTGCGCATCGAGGCGATTCTGCGCCGCGTGGCCCTGGAACGGCGGCATCAGGGCCCGCTGGAACCAGCCAACGGCGGCGGGCTGCAGTTCGACGAGGGGCTGTGTGACGTGTGCCTGGATAGCCGCCTGGCGGGCCTGACCCCCAGCGAATATCGCCTGCTGGACATCCTGAACCGCAACCTCGACGAGGTCCTCAGCAAGCCGTTCCTGTACCAGCAGGTGTTGCAGCGCGGCTATTCACGGCATGACCGCAGCCTGGACATGCACGTCAGCCAGATCCGCCGCAAGCTAAAGGGCATTGGTTATCACGAACGGCAGATCCGCACCGTGTGGGGCAAGGGTTACGTGCTCAGTGCCGGCGAGGCGGAGTGA
- the mazG gene encoding nucleoside triphosphate pyrophosphohydrolase, translating into MTYTLDDLLHLMARLRDPQYGCPWDLKQNYASIVPHTLEEAYEVADTIERGDFEHLQGELGDLLFQVVYYSQLAREEGRFEFDGVVDSITRKLIRRHPHVFPTGELYAPVDTPSLSEAQVKSRWEEIKAEERAEKSQPEQLSLLDDVPATLPALSRAAKLQKRAATVGFDWPAALPVLDKVREELDEVLQAMADGDADALEDEVGDLLFAAVNLARHLKQDPEHALRRANRKFERRFRFIEQALRDSGRPIEDCDLDELDALWGEAKRQEKNLPSCG; encoded by the coding sequence ATGACCTACACCCTTGACGACCTGCTGCATCTCATGGCCCGCCTGCGCGACCCGCAGTACGGCTGCCCGTGGGACCTGAAGCAGAACTACGCCAGCATTGTCCCGCACACCCTCGAAGAGGCCTACGAGGTCGCTGACACCATCGAGCGCGGCGATTTCGAGCACCTGCAAGGCGAGCTGGGCGACTTGCTGTTCCAGGTGGTCTACTACAGCCAGCTGGCCCGCGAAGAAGGGCGTTTCGAGTTCGATGGCGTGGTCGACAGCATCACCCGCAAGCTCATCCGCCGCCACCCGCACGTATTCCCCACTGGCGAGCTGTACGCGCCGGTGGATACGCCCAGCCTGAGCGAAGCCCAGGTCAAGTCGCGCTGGGAAGAAATCAAGGCCGAAGAGCGCGCGGAGAAGAGCCAGCCCGAACAGCTGTCGCTGCTTGATGACGTGCCTGCAACCTTGCCGGCGCTGTCGCGGGCAGCCAAACTGCAAAAACGTGCGGCCACGGTCGGTTTCGACTGGCCGGCGGCGTTGCCGGTGCTGGACAAGGTCCGCGAAGAGCTGGATGAAGTGCTGCAGGCCATGGCCGACGGCGACGCCGATGCGCTGGAAGATGAAGTCGGCGACTTGCTGTTTGCTGCGGTCAACCTCGCCCGCCACCTCAAGCAAGACCCAGAGCATGCGCTGCGCCGCGCCAATCGCAAGTTCGAACGACGTTTCCGTTTTATCGAACAGGCATTGCGCGACAGTGGCCGCCCCATTGAAGATTGTGACCTTGACGAGCTGGATGCCCTTTGGGGTGAAGCCAAACGTCAGGAAAAGAACCTGCCCAGCTGCGGCTGA
- the relA gene encoding GTP diphosphokinase, translated as MVQVRVHQPVNTDGSINLEAWLDHVVSVDSALDRAALKEACEFALEVEKKGNPAKHSWADGTSSFQAGLEIAEILADLKLDQDSLVAAVIYRSVREGKVTLAEVSQCFGPVVSKLIDGVLRMAAISASLSPRQSLVLGSQAQVENLRKMLVAMVDDVRVALIKLAERTCAIRAVKSADDEKRLRVAREVFDIYAPLAHRLGIGHIKWELEDLSFRYLEPDQYKQIAKLLHERRLDRERFISDVMTQLQNELLATGVNADISGRAKHIYSIWRKMQRKGLEFSQIYDVRAVRVLVPEIRDCYTALGIVHTLWRHIPKEFDDYIANPKENGYRSLHTAVIGPEGKVLEVQIRTHGMHEEAELGVCAHWRYKGTDVKPSSNHYEEKISWLRQVLEWHEELGDIGGLAEQLRVDIEPDRVYVFTPDGHAIDLPKGATPLDFAYRVHTEIGHNCRGAKINGRIVPLNYSLQTGEQVEIITSKHGNPSRDWLNSNLGYVTTSRARAKIVHWFKLQARDQNVAAGKTLLERELSRLGLPQVDFERLAEKTNVKTAEDMFAALGAGDLRLAHLVNAAQQLLEPERIEQIELVPRKPTGPRTGKRGDIQIQGVGNLLTQMAGCCQPLPGDAIVGYITQGRGVSIHRQDCASVLQLAGKEPERMIQVSWGPIPVQTYPVDIVIRAYDRPGLLRDVSQVLLNEKINVLAVNTRSNKEDNTALMSLTIEIPGLDALGRLLGRISQLPNIIETRRNRTP; from the coding sequence ATGGTACAGGTGAGAGTGCACCAGCCGGTCAACACAGACGGCAGTATCAATCTCGAAGCATGGTTGGACCATGTGGTAAGCGTCGATTCGGCACTGGATCGCGCAGCGCTGAAAGAAGCCTGCGAGTTTGCTCTTGAGGTAGAGAAAAAGGGCAACCCGGCCAAGCATTCCTGGGCGGATGGTACGTCCAGCTTCCAGGCTGGCCTGGAAATCGCCGAAATTCTGGCTGACCTCAAGCTCGACCAGGATTCCCTGGTGGCTGCGGTCATCTACCGTTCGGTGCGCGAGGGCAAGGTCACCCTCGCCGAGGTCAGCCAGTGTTTTGGCCCGGTGGTGTCCAAGCTGATCGACGGCGTACTGCGCATGGCCGCCATCAGTGCCAGCCTCAGCCCGCGACAGTCGCTGGTGCTGGGCTCGCAGGCGCAGGTCGAGAACCTGCGCAAGATGCTGGTGGCCATGGTCGACGACGTGCGCGTGGCACTGATCAAGCTGGCCGAACGCACGTGCGCAATCCGTGCGGTCAAGTCCGCCGACGATGAGAAACGCCTGCGCGTCGCACGTGAAGTGTTCGATATCTATGCGCCACTCGCGCACCGCCTGGGTATCGGTCACATCAAGTGGGAGCTGGAAGACCTTTCTTTCCGCTACCTGGAGCCCGACCAGTACAAGCAGATCGCCAAGCTGTTGCATGAGCGGCGGCTGGACCGCGAGCGCTTCATCAGCGACGTGATGACCCAGCTGCAGAACGAGTTGCTCGCCACTGGCGTAAATGCCGACATCAGTGGTCGGGCAAAACATATCTATTCGATCTGGCGCAAGATGCAGCGCAAAGGCCTGGAGTTCAGCCAGATCTACGACGTGCGTGCGGTGCGCGTGCTGGTGCCGGAAATCCGCGACTGCTACACCGCGCTGGGCATCGTGCACACCTTGTGGCGGCATATTCCCAAGGAGTTTGACGACTACATCGCCAACCCCAAGGAGAACGGCTACCGCTCCTTGCACACGGCGGTAATCGGCCCTGAGGGCAAGGTGCTGGAAGTGCAGATCCGTACCCACGGCATGCACGAAGAGGCCGAGCTTGGGGTATGCGCGCACTGGCGCTACAAGGGCACCGACGTCAAACCCAGCTCCAACCACTACGAAGAGAAGATTTCCTGGTTGCGCCAGGTGCTGGAGTGGCACGAAGAGCTGGGCGACATCGGTGGCCTGGCCGAGCAGTTGCGGGTCGACATCGAGCCTGACCGGGTTTATGTGTTCACGCCCGACGGCCACGCCATCGACCTGCCCAAGGGCGCCACGCCACTGGACTTCGCCTACCGCGTGCACACCGAGATCGGCCACAACTGCCGCGGCGCCAAGATCAACGGCCGTATCGTGCCGCTGAACTACAGCCTGCAGACTGGCGAGCAGGTGGAGATCATCACCAGCAAGCACGGCAACCCCAGCCGTGACTGGCTGAACTCCAACCTGGGCTACGTCACCACCTCGCGGGCGCGGGCCAAGATCGTCCACTGGTTCAAGTTGCAGGCCCGCGACCAGAACGTTGCAGCCGGCAAGACCTTGCTTGAGCGCGAGCTCAGTCGTCTGGGCCTGCCGCAGGTTGATTTCGAGCGCCTGGCCGAGAAGACCAACGTCAAGACTGCCGAGGACATGTTTGCCGCACTCGGTGCTGGTGACTTGCGCCTGGCTCATCTGGTCAACGCTGCCCAGCAGTTGCTGGAGCCCGAGCGTATCGAGCAGATCGAACTGGTGCCGCGCAAGCCTACCGGGCCGCGTACCGGCAAGCGTGGCGACATTCAGATCCAGGGTGTCGGCAATCTGCTGACACAAATGGCCGGCTGCTGCCAGCCGCTACCGGGCGATGCCATTGTCGGTTACATCACTCAGGGCCGTGGCGTGAGCATTCATCGCCAGGACTGTGCCTCGGTACTGCAACTGGCGGGCAAGGAGCCAGAGCGCATGATCCAGGTGAGCTGGGGGCCGATCCCGGTGCAGACCTACCCGGTCGACATCGTCATCCGTGCCTACGACCGCCCGGGTCTGCTGCGCGATGTGTCGCAGGTGCTGTTGAACGAGAAGATCAACGTGCTGGCGGTGAACACCCGTTCGAACAAGGAAGACAACACCGCGCTGATGTCGCTGACCATCGAGATCCCTGGCCTGGACGCGCTGGGGCGCCTGCTGGGGCGGATCTCGCAGTTGCCGAACATCATCGAGACGCGGCGTAATCGTACCCCTTGA
- a CDS encoding cytochrome C encodes MKITLKRLACLGASFTSALAMADAASPPVLSPAVPFDVTANPPFTLDSLQHDFDVLSWQTFVALNWPANADGSANTSAQIGAPGKTVWESWKESYEIFLPKGQKPVGWDQQAPVPAACQGKGDLPVLQQMGKVAGVLDEFIQPFKTGPLVDQSGTYTRNAIMVNKPMFDDIVNNGLYSKEGQQAFLSKADNRIAFACGSQKARQVGAIMVKSAWKVLDGSDNPQEFHAVDALVYTPGNADPNKGAVIPESCNAQKVGLVGLHIVHKTQGAPQWVWSTFEHVRNVPEKTTPMNERKGPYLFYDAQASDRPVNEPPAQPWDPSKKAIPSQIVREIPVTAATQQLNAQWQGALKGTVWANYHLISTQWPTAPADDCQVPSPTNPLGTPAPNFLANATLETYNQGTTPQASSSCMECHNNATTRVTQSPRTSFADFTFLLERAQSTGAKE; translated from the coding sequence ATGAAAATAACCCTGAAACGGTTGGCGTGCCTGGGTGCGAGCTTCACCAGTGCGCTCGCCATGGCCGATGCGGCCAGCCCGCCGGTGCTGTCACCTGCAGTTCCCTTCGACGTCACCGCCAATCCCCCCTTCACGCTGGACAGCTTGCAACACGATTTCGACGTGCTGTCGTGGCAGACCTTCGTCGCCCTGAACTGGCCCGCCAACGCCGACGGCAGCGCCAACACCTCGGCGCAGATCGGCGCACCCGGAAAGACGGTGTGGGAGTCGTGGAAAGAAAGCTACGAGATCTTCCTGCCCAAGGGACAGAAACCTGTTGGCTGGGACCAGCAGGCGCCAGTGCCCGCGGCCTGCCAAGGCAAGGGTGACTTGCCGGTGCTGCAGCAGATGGGCAAGGTCGCCGGCGTGCTCGATGAGTTCATCCAGCCGTTCAAGACCGGCCCGTTGGTCGACCAAAGTGGCACTTACACGCGCAACGCGATCATGGTCAACAAGCCGATGTTCGATGACATCGTCAACAATGGCCTGTACAGCAAGGAAGGCCAGCAAGCGTTCCTGAGCAAGGCCGACAACCGCATTGCTTTCGCCTGCGGTTCGCAAAAAGCCCGGCAGGTTGGCGCGATCATGGTCAAGTCGGCCTGGAAAGTGCTCGATGGCAGCGACAACCCGCAGGAATTCCACGCCGTCGACGCGCTGGTCTATACGCCCGGCAATGCCGACCCGAACAAGGGGGCGGTGATCCCCGAGTCGTGCAATGCACAAAAGGTCGGACTGGTAGGCCTGCACATCGTGCACAAGACCCAGGGCGCACCGCAGTGGGTATGGTCGACGTTCGAGCACGTGCGCAACGTGCCGGAAAAGACCACGCCAATGAACGAGCGCAAGGGGCCCTACCTGTTCTACGACGCCCAGGCCAGCGATCGCCCGGTGAACGAGCCGCCCGCGCAACCGTGGGACCCGTCGAAGAAGGCCATCCCCTCGCAGATCGTGCGTGAAATTCCCGTCACCGCCGCCACCCAACAGCTCAACGCGCAGTGGCAAGGTGCGCTCAAGGGCACGGTGTGGGCCAACTACCACCTGATCAGCACCCAGTGGCCCACCGCCCCGGCCGATGACTGCCAGGTGCCGTCGCCGACCAACCCGTTAGGTACGCCTGCGCCGAACTTCCTGGCCAACGCCACCCTGGAGACCTACAACCAGGGCACTACCCCCCAAGCCTCGTCCAGCTGCATGGAGTGCCACAACAACGCGACCACCCGCGTGACTCAGTCACCGCGCACCAGCTTCGCCGATTTCACTTTCCTGCTTGAACGTGCCCAATCCACCGGCGCCAAGGAGTGA
- the rlmD gene encoding 23S rRNA (uracil(1939)-C(5))-methyltransferase RlmD, with product MSKKKSNSGLRFQPAGGNRTPQVPVGKKQRLDIERLAGDGRGIAFLDGRTWFVSGALAGEVVEARVLNARGKVVEARLERLLQAGPERREAPCRYYARCGGCNLQHLPHEAQLALKQRTLAEQLQRVAGVQPEEWATPLSGPEFGYRRRARVAVRWDVKARQLEVGFRAEASQDIIAIDDCAVLVQPLQSILRHLPTVLRSLSKPQALGHVELFSGTAEAVLVRHVMPLPAEDQARLQAFCEQANAQLWLQGEGEPAPVDAAAQLGFALAPWQLELAWRPGDFVQVNAQVNTAMIEQALAWLAPQADERVLDLFCGLGNFALPLARQAREVVAVEGVQAMVDRAAANARNNNVHNARFFQADLSQPLAGTGWAAEGFSAVLLDPPRDGAFEVVQGIARLKARRLVYVSCNPATLARDAQVLVGQGYRLKRAGILDMFPQTAHVEAMALFEAG from the coding sequence ATGTCCAAGAAAAAAAGCAACAGCGGCCTGCGCTTCCAGCCGGCCGGCGGCAATCGCACCCCCCAGGTCCCCGTGGGCAAGAAGCAGCGCCTGGACATCGAGCGCCTGGCCGGTGACGGCCGTGGCATCGCCTTCCTCGACGGGCGTACCTGGTTCGTCAGCGGCGCTTTGGCCGGTGAGGTCGTGGAGGCGCGGGTGCTCAACGCCCGTGGCAAAGTGGTCGAAGCCCGCCTGGAGCGGTTGCTGCAGGCCGGGCCCGAGCGCCGTGAGGCGCCATGTCGCTACTACGCCCGCTGCGGTGGCTGCAACCTGCAGCACCTGCCGCACGAAGCGCAACTGGCGCTGAAGCAGCGCACCCTCGCCGAGCAGCTGCAGCGGGTGGCCGGCGTGCAACCCGAGGAATGGGCCACCCCCCTGAGCGGGCCGGAATTTGGCTACCGGCGCCGGGCCCGTGTGGCTGTGCGTTGGGACGTCAAGGCGCGTCAACTGGAGGTGGGCTTCCGCGCCGAAGCCAGCCAGGACATCATTGCCATCGACGATTGCGCCGTGCTGGTACAGCCCTTGCAGTCGATTCTGCGCCACTTGCCGACTGTGCTGCGCTCGTTGAGCAAACCGCAGGCGCTGGGCCATGTGGAGCTGTTCAGTGGCACCGCCGAGGCGGTTCTGGTGCGCCACGTCATGCCGTTGCCGGCTGAGGACCAGGCCAGGCTGCAAGCGTTCTGCGAGCAGGCCAATGCCCAGCTGTGGCTGCAAGGCGAAGGTGAGCCGGCGCCCGTGGACGCTGCTGCACAGTTGGGCTTTGCCCTGGCACCCTGGCAGCTGGAACTGGCCTGGCGCCCGGGCGATTTCGTGCAGGTGAATGCCCAGGTCAATACCGCGATGATCGAGCAGGCCTTGGCCTGGCTCGCGCCACAGGCCGACGAGCGTGTGCTGGACTTGTTCTGCGGGCTGGGCAACTTTGCCCTGCCGCTGGCTCGCCAGGCGCGTGAGGTGGTGGCAGTGGAAGGTGTACAGGCCATGGTCGATCGGGCCGCGGCCAATGCCCGGAACAACAATGTGCATAACGCACGGTTTTTTCAGGCCGATTTATCGCAGCCTTTGGCAGGCACCGGATGGGCCGCCGAGGGCTTTTCTGCGGTACTCTTGGATCCACCGCGCGACGGTGCTTTCGAGGTGGTGCAAGGCATCGCCCGCCTCAAGGCCAGAAGGCTGGTCTACGTATCGTGCAACCCGGCCACGCTGGCGAGAGACGCCCAAGTGCTGGTCGGCCAGGGGTACCGGTTAAAAAGGGCCGGGATTCTCGACATGTTTCCTCAGACGGCGCATGTCGAGGCCATGGCGTTATTCGAAGCGGGCTAG
- a CDS encoding DUF2058 family protein, whose amino-acid sequence MSLSLRDQLLKAGLVNQKQVSQTNKAEKKQKRMEHKGQVEIDDSQQRMAKEAMAEKARRDQELNRQQQEKAEQKARAAQVKQLIEATRLPKLNTEDYYNFVDDKKVKRIAVNALMRTKLSNGALAVVAHAGGYEVIPREAALKIQERDPDRILLLNSHVEEADEDDPYAAYKIPDDLMW is encoded by the coding sequence ATGAGCCTTTCCCTTCGCGACCAATTGCTCAAAGCCGGTCTGGTCAACCAGAAACAGGTCTCGCAGACCAACAAAGCTGAAAAGAAACAGAAGCGCATGGAGCACAAAGGCCAGGTCGAGATCGACGACAGCCAGCAGCGCATGGCCAAGGAAGCCATGGCTGAAAAAGCCAGGCGTGACCAGGAACTGAACCGCCAGCAGCAGGAAAAGGCCGAGCAGAAGGCCCGTGCCGCGCAGGTCAAGCAACTGATCGAGGCCACTCGACTGCCCAAGCTGAACACCGAGGATTACTACAACTTCGTCGACGACAAGAAGGTCAAGCGCATTGCTGTCAACGCCCTCATGCGTACCAAGCTGAGCAATGGTGCGCTGGCCGTGGTAGCCCATGCCGGTGGTTACGAGGTTATCCCCCGTGAGGCCGCATTGAAGATCCAGGAACGCGACCCCGACCGTATTCTGCTGCTCAATAGCCATGTCGAGGAAGCGGACGAAGACGACCCGTACGCGGCTTACAAGATCCCTGATGATCTGATGTGGTAA